One window of the Posidoniimonas polymericola genome contains the following:
- a CDS encoding tetratricopeptide repeat protein: MPALEQTLFGLLVCGVVIVAILLLILVRLQQLLEMNRRRPRSAVEQAIERGDFEEIIRRAQKQLEQTPHHTRARWSLAKAYFAKEMWAEAKAEFETIGRNDPSWRVKFTEPYLDEIEKRQAG; encoded by the coding sequence ATGCCGGCGCTTGAGCAAACGCTGTTCGGACTCCTCGTGTGCGGCGTGGTCATCGTCGCGATCCTGCTGCTGATCCTCGTGCGACTGCAGCAGCTGCTCGAAATGAATCGCAGGCGGCCACGCTCGGCGGTCGAGCAGGCGATCGAGCGGGGCGACTTCGAAGAGATCATCCGCCGCGCGCAGAAGCAGCTCGAGCAGACGCCCCACCACACCCGGGCGCGGTGGTCGCTCGCCAAGGCGTACTTTGCCAAGGAGATGTGGGCCGAGGCGAAGGCCGAGTTCGAAACCATTGGCCGAAACGACCCGAGCTGGCGGGTCAAGTTCACCGAGCCGTATCTGGATGAGATCGAGAAGCGGCAGGCGGGCTGA
- a CDS encoding DUF1214 domain-containing protein gives MILHRLPSLQCLAAVLLCSTFLTSARGAEEVNVLNYIRAESDAQFAGYAAKAGGVGKVLHMREVYSVENQVTIRGNRDTLYSFVVLDLTTPAVVMKPESPGRFQSLLVISQDHYNPLLKNGGGEVTLSLDSVGTRYAMALFRTFCDPNSPDDMKQAHALQDKIQLKQSSPGSLKLPDWDKASLVATRAQLNQLAAKVKSFPLAFGRKGEVDPIQHLMGSAFGWGGNPQRGAMYFNVTPEKNDGQTAYTLTMPKDVPVEAFWSVTVYNKEGFFSPNDQNAYSFNSITADRNADGTVTVHFGGDAKAANYLPITPGWNYIVRCYLPGWQVIEGNWSPPAPVASPSE, from the coding sequence ATGATTCTGCATCGTTTGCCGTCCTTGCAATGCTTGGCGGCCGTGCTGCTCTGCTCCACATTTCTAACTTCTGCGCGAGGGGCCGAGGAAGTCAATGTCCTCAACTACATTCGCGCCGAGAGCGACGCGCAGTTCGCCGGCTACGCCGCCAAGGCGGGCGGCGTCGGCAAAGTGCTCCACATGCGCGAGGTGTACTCGGTAGAGAACCAAGTCACGATCCGCGGCAACCGCGACACGCTCTACTCATTCGTGGTCCTCGACCTGACGACGCCCGCCGTGGTGATGAAGCCCGAGTCTCCCGGGCGGTTTCAGTCGTTGCTGGTAATCAGCCAAGACCACTACAACCCCCTGCTCAAGAACGGCGGCGGCGAGGTCACGCTCAGCCTCGACAGCGTCGGCACGCGGTACGCGATGGCGCTGTTCCGCACCTTCTGCGACCCCAACAGCCCCGACGACATGAAGCAGGCGCACGCGCTGCAGGACAAGATCCAGTTGAAGCAGTCCTCGCCCGGCAGCCTCAAGCTGCCCGACTGGGACAAGGCATCGCTTGTTGCGACCCGCGCCCAACTCAATCAGCTGGCTGCGAAGGTGAAGAGTTTCCCCTTGGCCTTCGGGCGGAAGGGCGAGGTCGACCCGATTCAGCACCTGATGGGCAGCGCCTTCGGCTGGGGCGGCAACCCCCAGCGCGGCGCCATGTACTTCAACGTCACGCCTGAGAAGAACGACGGCCAAACCGCGTATACCCTGACCATGCCCAAGGACGTGCCGGTCGAGGCCTTCTGGTCGGTGACGGTGTACAACAAGGAGGGCTTCTTCTCGCCCAACGACCAGAACGCCTACTCGTTCAACAGCATCACCGCCGATCGCAACGCCGACGGCACGGTAACTGTCCACTTCGGCGGCGACGCCAAGGCCGCCAACTACCTGCCGATCACCCCCGGCTGGAACTACATTGTCCGCTGCTACCTGCCGGGTTGGCAGGTAATCGAGGGCAACTGGTCGCCGCCCGCGCCGGTGGCGTCGCCCTCAGAGTAG